In one Mucilaginibacter ginsenosidivorax genomic region, the following are encoded:
- the pgmB gene encoding beta-phosphoglucomutase, whose amino-acid sequence MNNIKACIFDLDGVIVDTAVYHYKAWKRLANSLGFDFTEHQNEQLKGVSRVRSLELILGWGGVTKTAEEQEVLATQKNTWYMEMVNQMKPDEILPGAKEFVEVCRKAGIKIALGSASKNSMTILNKIGITNLFDAVIDGNKVSKAKPDPEVFLEGAKALSVAPEECVVFEDAIAGVEAAKAGGMKVVGIGQPGVLDADLVISGLDKMTLDKLFKL is encoded by the coding sequence ATGAACAATATTAAAGCATGTATTTTCGATCTGGATGGTGTAATCGTTGATACAGCCGTTTATCACTACAAAGCCTGGAAAAGATTGGCCAACTCATTAGGGTTCGATTTTACAGAGCACCAGAACGAACAGCTCAAAGGCGTAAGCAGAGTACGCTCGCTTGAGCTTATTTTAGGCTGGGGAGGCGTAACCAAAACTGCCGAAGAGCAAGAGGTTTTAGCCACCCAAAAAAATACCTGGTACATGGAAATGGTTAACCAGATGAAACCGGATGAAATACTGCCCGGAGCAAAGGAGTTTGTAGAGGTATGCCGCAAAGCAGGTATCAAAATAGCCTTAGGTTCGGCCAGTAAAAACTCGATGACCATCCTTAACAAAATTGGTATTACCAATCTTTTCGATGCAGTTATTGACGGTAACAAAGTAAGCAAAGCCAAACCCGATCCTGAAGTTTTTTTAGAAGGCGCGAAAGCCTTAAGTGTTGCGCCCGAAGAATGCGTGGTGTTTGAAGATGCCATTGCCGGGGTAGAGGCTGCTAAAGCCGGCGGTATGAAAGTGGTTGGCATAGGCCAGCCCGGGGTACTGGATGCCGATTTGGTAATCAGTGGGTTAGATAAAATGACGTTAGATAAATTATTTAAATTATAA
- a CDS encoding glycoside hydrolase family 13 protein codes for MKKTLLFALCSLALALGASAQMPALERIEPMSWWVGMSNPNLQLIVHGNNIAGRNVVLNYPGVKLKAVHKVENSNYLFLDLQLFSSVVPGTFPIKFTKAGQKDLVYQYTLNKRDKSAGRIQGVTNKDLIYLIMPDRFSNGDESNDSFDNMREKGVHRDSMYSRHGGDIQGVMNHLDYLKALGVTAIWMTPEIENDEPHASYHGYAVTDYYKIDPRYGTNELYKKFVEKCHSMGLKVIKDLVHNHAGTEGYTILDMPMKSWVHQWPKYTKSNFRDAAVMDPHASPMDRKLMADGWFDHRMADMNQNNIYVQNYLTQNHIWWVEYAGIDGFRLDTYPYNDPAYMAKWAQDVKAEFPKLSIFGETLVWSAANQAFFTQGNTVNRGMDTHLPGVTDGVLKDAIYEAINGNDGWTDGVGRLYSVIAQDFLYQDATRNTIFMDNHDMSRLLSMVKEDFTKYKSAMAMLLTMRGVPQLYYGDEILMKNYSDPDGLVREDFAGGWKGDKENKFTADGRSKKENEAFNYVSKLAKYRKGTTALQTGKMMQFVPEKGIYVYFRYDAAKTVMIIFNSSDKDQSTTTDRYFERIGDAKKARNVITDEPVDLAQVNIPGKTALVLEILPGGTH; via the coding sequence ATGAAGAAAACTTTACTTTTTGCCTTATGCAGCCTTGCGCTTGCATTAGGCGCATCGGCGCAAATGCCTGCTTTAGAGCGCATTGAGCCCATGTCATGGTGGGTAGGCATGAGCAACCCTAACCTGCAATTAATAGTACATGGCAATAACATTGCAGGCCGTAATGTAGTACTTAATTACCCTGGCGTAAAGCTAAAAGCAGTACATAAAGTTGAAAACTCAAATTATTTATTCCTCGATCTGCAGCTTTTTTCTTCAGTAGTTCCGGGAACGTTCCCGATAAAATTTACAAAGGCCGGTCAAAAGGACCTGGTTTATCAATATACGCTTAATAAACGCGACAAATCTGCTGGTCGCATACAGGGTGTAACCAACAAAGATTTGATATATCTTATCATGCCCGATCGTTTCAGCAACGGTGATGAAAGCAACGACTCATTTGATAATATGCGCGAGAAAGGCGTTCACCGCGATTCGATGTACAGCCGCCACGGCGGTGATATCCAGGGAGTGATGAACCACCTTGATTATTTAAAAGCCTTAGGCGTTACTGCTATCTGGATGACCCCCGAAATTGAAAACGACGAACCGCATGCATCATACCATGGCTACGCCGTTACCGATTATTATAAAATAGACCCCCGCTATGGCACCAACGAGTTGTACAAAAAATTTGTTGAAAAATGCCACAGCATGGGCTTAAAGGTAATTAAAGACCTGGTGCACAATCATGCCGGTACCGAAGGCTATACCATTTTGGATATGCCGATGAAAAGCTGGGTACATCAGTGGCCCAAATACACCAAATCAAACTTTAGGGATGCCGCGGTGATGGACCCGCATGCGTCGCCTATGGATAGGAAACTGATGGCCGATGGATGGTTTGATCATCGGATGGCCGATATGAACCAGAATAACATTTATGTACAAAACTATCTTACCCAAAATCACATTTGGTGGGTGGAGTATGCCGGTATTGATGGTTTTCGCTTAGATACTTACCCTTACAATGATCCGGCATATATGGCCAAATGGGCGCAGGATGTTAAGGCCGAGTTTCCGAAGCTTTCCATTTTTGGCGAAACCCTGGTATGGTCGGCGGCAAACCAGGCCTTTTTTACACAGGGTAACACCGTTAACCGCGGCATGGATACCCACTTGCCAGGCGTAACCGATGGCGTATTAAAGGATGCTATTTATGAAGCCATTAACGGCAACGATGGCTGGACGGACGGCGTTGGCCGCCTCTACTCGGTTATAGCGCAGGATTTTTTATACCAGGATGCAACCCGCAATACTATATTTATGGATAACCATGATATGAGTCGCCTGCTATCTATGGTAAAAGAGGATTTTACCAAGTACAAATCGGCCATGGCCATGTTGTTGACCATGCGCGGCGTTCCGCAGTTATATTATGGCGACGAGATACTGATGAAAAACTACAGCGATCCGGATGGATTGGTACGCGAGGATTTTGCAGGTGGCTGGAAAGGCGATAAAGAGAACAAGTTTACCGCCGACGGCCGCAGCAAAAAAGAAAACGAGGCCTTTAACTATGTAAGCAAGCTGGCCAAATACCGCAAAGGCACAACCGCACTGCAAACCGGTAAAATGATGCAGTTTGTACCCGAAAAAGGGATTTATGTATACTTCAGGTATGATGCTGCCAAAACGGTAATGATTATTTTCAACAGCAGCGATAAGGATCAATCTACCACAACTGACCGGTATTTTGAACGAATTGGTGATGCCAAAAAGGCCCGTAACGTGATAACTGACGAGCCTGTTGACCTGGCGCAGGTGAACATACCTGGCAAAACCGCTTTGGTACTCGAAATATTACCCGGCGGTACTCATTAA
- a CDS encoding flavin monoamine oxidase family protein — MEDTDILIIGAGAAGLMAARTLAKAGKKVTVLEARDRIGGRIHTLENTSGQQPLELGAEFIHGDLPLTKSLLDEAGIAYEHAGASMWRYEDGEFKQNETFVEHWDAFLNKLGELEQDMSINCFLLREFKGEKYRRLRESVRQFVSGYDNADPKKASSFSLRREWQSEDDGAQYRVAGGYIKLTIFLAGEIVAAGGQIHLNAVVKKIYWQQHCIKVVSSVGCTHSAKQLIVALPLGVLQVNAGDSGAISFIPPIPDHIKAINTLGFGAVIKILLEFDEAFWEDKQTEMLAGKSLSNMGYLFSTEEIPTWWTQAPRHTNMLTGWIGGPEAAEKADTHNTEILRQSLQSLANIFNRGEEQLKQRLVSYHIANWTADEFARGSYAYDTVEANEARFVLSEPIQDTIFFAGEYLYNGTAMGTVEAALDSGLRAAERIKQL; from the coding sequence ATGGAAGATACCGATATATTGATCATTGGCGCCGGTGCAGCCGGTTTAATGGCTGCGCGTACGCTGGCAAAAGCCGGTAAAAAAGTTACCGTACTGGAGGCGCGCGACCGCATTGGTGGCCGCATTCACACACTCGAAAACACATCGGGGCAACAACCCCTTGAACTGGGTGCCGAGTTTATACACGGCGATTTGCCGCTCACAAAATCGTTATTGGATGAGGCGGGCATTGCCTATGAGCACGCCGGCGCATCTATGTGGCGGTATGAGGATGGCGAGTTTAAACAGAACGAAACCTTTGTTGAACATTGGGATGCCTTCCTTAATAAACTGGGTGAATTAGAACAGGATATGAGCATCAACTGCTTCCTGCTCCGCGAATTTAAAGGCGAAAAATACCGGCGTTTAAGGGAATCCGTACGTCAATTTGTATCTGGATATGATAACGCCGACCCCAAAAAAGCAAGCTCGTTTTCGTTGCGCCGCGAATGGCAATCTGAAGACGATGGCGCACAATACCGGGTAGCAGGTGGCTATATTAAATTAACGATTTTTTTGGCCGGCGAGATAGTTGCTGCCGGCGGGCAGATACACCTGAACGCTGTAGTAAAAAAAATTTATTGGCAACAACATTGCATTAAAGTGGTTAGCAGCGTTGGCTGTACGCATTCGGCAAAGCAATTAATTGTGGCTTTACCGCTTGGCGTTCTGCAGGTTAACGCAGGCGATTCCGGGGCCATCAGTTTTATTCCCCCAATTCCGGATCATATCAAAGCCATCAACACTTTAGGCTTTGGGGCGGTAATAAAAATACTGCTGGAGTTTGACGAGGCTTTTTGGGAAGACAAACAAACCGAAATGCTGGCCGGCAAAAGCCTCAGTAACATGGGCTATTTATTCAGCACCGAGGAAATTCCCACCTGGTGGACACAGGCACCCCGGCATACCAATATGCTAACCGGCTGGATAGGTGGCCCCGAAGCTGCCGAAAAAGCGGATACGCATAACACCGAAATACTAAGGCAAAGCTTGCAATCATTAGCCAATATTTTTAACCGCGGTGAGGAACAACTCAAACAAAGGCTTGTTAGCTACCACATAGCGAACTGGACGGCCGACGAATTTGCCCGCGGCTCCTACGCTTATGATACGGTAGAAGCCAACGAGGCTCGCTTTGTTTTGAGTGAACCGATCCAGGATACTATCTTTTTCGCGGGCGAATATTTGTATAACGGCACCGCCATGGGCACCGTTGAAGCTGCACTTGATAGCGGGTTACGTGCAGCGGAGCGGATTAAGCAGCTATGA
- the pfkA gene encoding 6-phosphofructokinase, with amino-acid sequence MQKISKIAVLTSGGDAPGMNPCIRAVVRTALYNGLEVVGVRQGYKGLIENDMYDMNKRSVSNILNLGGTILKTARCLPFKEDEGMATAYKHLKEHGIDALVVIGGDGTFTGALRFSKKYPDIAVIGVPGTIDNDLCGSTYTLGFDTATNTVIEAIDKIRDTADAHDRLFFIEVMGRDSGAIALRAGISCGAEAILLPEKQTAIADLIKNLKEGEMNKKSSSIVIVAEGDKNGGVYDVAKAVQKEVKNYDIKVTILGHLQRGGSPSSFDRILGSRLGFAAVNALIAGETQKMVGLQANHILLTSLEEALNHHEFKLEADLLQMVDILSI; translated from the coding sequence ATGCAGAAAATTTCAAAAATTGCTGTTTTAACTTCGGGCGGCGATGCACCGGGCATGAACCCTTGTATCCGCGCCGTTGTTCGTACAGCACTATATAATGGCCTTGAGGTGGTGGGTGTACGCCAGGGTTATAAAGGACTTATCGAGAACGACATGTACGATATGAACAAGCGGTCGGTAAGTAATATACTGAATTTAGGGGGTACCATATTAAAAACCGCCCGCTGCCTGCCATTTAAAGAAGATGAAGGCATGGCCACTGCTTACAAACATTTAAAAGAGCACGGCATTGATGCGCTTGTAGTAATTGGCGGCGATGGCACCTTTACCGGCGCCCTGCGTTTTTCAAAAAAATACCCTGATATTGCCGTAATTGGCGTTCCGGGCACTATCGATAACGACCTTTGCGGCTCAACTTATACGCTGGGCTTTGACACCGCTACCAATACCGTTATTGAAGCTATCGATAAAATTCGCGATACGGCCGATGCGCATGACCGCCTTTTCTTCATCGAAGTAATGGGTCGCGATTCGGGCGCTATTGCCCTGCGTGCAGGCATTTCATGCGGCGCCGAGGCCATTTTACTACCCGAAAAACAAACAGCCATTGCCGATCTGATCAAAAACCTCAAAGAAGGCGAGATGAATAAAAAATCATCAAGCATAGTTATTGTGGCCGAAGGCGATAAGAATGGCGGTGTGTATGACGTGGCAAAAGCGGTACAAAAAGAAGTTAAAAACTACGACATTAAAGTAACTATATTAGGCCACTTGCAAAGAGGGGGCAGCCCATCCAGTTTCGACAGGATTTTGGGCAGCCGTTTGGGCTTTGCAGCAGTTAACGCTTTGATAGCAGGCGAAACGCAAAAAATGGTAGGTTTGCAGGCCAATCATATTTTGCTAACCAGTTTAGAAGAAGCGCTTAACCACCATGAGTTTAAGCTGGAAGCAGACCTTTTGCAAATGGTTGATATATTATCAATATAA
- a CDS encoding LiaF transmembrane domain-containing protein gives MNNDINTLNTPNNSKVAAGAILLVAGSLLLINQFDLFFIPDWLFSWPMWMIAWGTYMGAKYNFRKPAWIIVTLIGVAFLLDENIPDADRIVWPLAIMAFGAWMVVKPRKHTEEHIFTQPKQPFNFDKPAGPEV, from the coding sequence ATGAACAACGATATAAACACCCTGAACACCCCAAACAACAGCAAAGTAGCCGCAGGGGCAATTTTATTAGTAGCAGGCAGCCTTTTACTGATAAACCAATTCGATTTGTTTTTTATACCCGACTGGCTGTTTAGCTGGCCAATGTGGATGATTGCCTGGGGTACTTACATGGGTGCCAAATATAATTTCAGGAAACCCGCATGGATAATTGTTACCTTGATTGGCGTTGCCTTTTTGCTCGACGAAAACATCCCCGATGCCGACCGCATAGTATGGCCACTGGCTATCATGGCCTTTGGCGCCTGGATGGTAGTTAAACCACGCAAACATACCGAAGAACACATTTTTACCCAGCCTAAACAGCCTTTCAATTTTGATAAGCCTGCCGGGCCCGAAGTATAA
- a CDS encoding ferritin, with amino-acid sequence MKDLLRIKSLISAEIEGLLNQQVKKEAYSSSVYLSMASWCNRNGYDFSADYFFKQAEEERTHQLKFFKYILDMGGNSLSPEVSGIKQEYNSFREVFEEALDQEISVTNSIKNIYARCMKEQDFVTMEFLNWFLKEQREEEYKARRALELFEVIGEEGTGRWQIDKQVGEIKYNSEA; translated from the coding sequence ATGAAAGATTTACTTCGCATAAAGAGCCTCATTTCTGCCGAGATTGAAGGACTATTAAATCAGCAAGTTAAAAAAGAAGCATACTCATCATCTGTGTACCTATCAATGGCATCCTGGTGTAACCGTAATGGCTACGATTTTTCGGCCGATTACTTTTTTAAACAAGCCGAAGAGGAAAGAACGCACCAGTTAAAATTTTTTAAATACATCCTTGATATGGGAGGCAATTCCTTATCGCCCGAGGTTAGCGGCATTAAACAGGAATACAACTCGTTCCGTGAAGTATTTGAGGAAGCTTTGGACCAGGAGATTAGCGTTACCAATTCTATTAAAAACATTTATGCCCGCTGCATGAAAGAGCAGGATTTTGTAACGATGGAGTTTTTAAACTGGTTCCTGAAAGAACAACGGGAAGAAGAATACAAGGCCCGCCGTGCCCTTGAACTGTTTGAAGTGATTGGCGAAGAAGGTACAGGCCGCTGGCAAATTGACAAACAGGTTGGCGAAATAAAATATAATAGCGAAGCGTAA
- the gap gene encoding type I glyceraldehyde-3-phosphate dehydrogenase — translation MKIGINGFGRIGRLAFRAAIERSDIEVVGINDLVEPDYMAYMLKYDSTHGPFKGTIAVEGGHLVVNGKTIRVTAEKDPANLKWGEVGAEVVIESTGLFLTQETAQKHIDAGAKKVVMSAPAKDDTPTFVMGVNHKELKADQNIVSNASCTTNCLAPIAKVLDDNFGIEEGLMTTVHAVTATQKTVDGPSAKDWRGGRGAYQNIIPSSTGAAKAVGLVLPQLKGKLTGMSLRVPVADVSVVDLTVRLKKGASYEAIKAAMKAASEGELKGILGYTEDEVVSEDFKGDARTSIFDAKAGIGLNDNFVKVVSWYDNEWGYSNKLIDLVQELGKF, via the coding sequence ATGAAAATAGGAATTAACGGTTTCGGCCGTATTGGCCGCCTGGCATTCAGGGCCGCAATTGAAAGATCCGACATTGAAGTTGTTGGTATTAATGACCTGGTTGAGCCAGATTACATGGCTTACATGTTAAAATACGATTCAACTCACGGACCATTCAAAGGCACTATTGCTGTTGAAGGCGGTCATTTGGTTGTAAACGGTAAAACCATCCGTGTTACTGCCGAAAAAGACCCTGCTAACCTTAAATGGGGCGAAGTAGGTGCTGAAGTTGTTATCGAATCAACAGGCTTGTTCCTTACCCAGGAAACTGCTCAAAAACATATTGATGCAGGTGCTAAAAAAGTTGTAATGAGCGCACCCGCAAAAGATGATACCCCTACATTTGTAATGGGTGTTAACCATAAAGAACTGAAAGCCGATCAAAATATCGTTTCAAATGCTTCATGTACCACCAACTGTTTAGCACCTATTGCTAAAGTATTGGATGATAACTTTGGTATCGAAGAAGGCTTAATGACCACTGTACATGCTGTTACAGCTACTCAAAAAACAGTTGATGGCCCAAGTGCTAAAGACTGGAGAGGTGGCCGTGGTGCTTACCAAAACATCATCCCTTCATCAACAGGCGCTGCTAAAGCAGTTGGTTTAGTTTTACCTCAGTTAAAAGGCAAATTAACCGGTATGTCGTTACGCGTACCAGTTGCCGACGTATCTGTTGTTGACTTAACCGTACGTTTGAAAAAAGGTGCATCATACGAAGCCATCAAAGCAGCTATGAAAGCAGCATCAGAGGGCGAATTAAAAGGCATTTTAGGTTACACCGAAGACGAAGTAGTATCTGAAGACTTTAAAGGCGACGCACGCACATCAATTTTTGATGCAAAAGCAGGTATCGGCCTTAATGATAACTTTGTTAAAGTGGTATCATGGTACGATAACGAGTGGGGTTACTCAAACAAACTGATTGACCTTGTTCAGGAATTAGGTAAATTCTAA
- a CDS encoding L,D-transpeptidase family protein: MSRLFLTLLFSYLIIVNPRPNLPDSKRAGDVRATVWPRLQRELNDKGFKEGAPIYIRIFKDQDALEVWKKAGNKYKLFKTYEICYYSGSLGTKTKKGDNKSPEGFYTISPKQLNPVSNYYLAINVGYPNKVEQLKGYTGDAIMVHGHCASIGCYAMTDARIEEIYTLVYKAFEAGQQKINLDIFPFRMDKAHMDFYSHQPYMAFWKTLKPGYEKFEKTHMPVTYYIKGNDYAF; this comes from the coding sequence ATGTCCAGATTATTCCTGACCCTGCTGTTTTCTTATTTAATTATTGTAAACCCGCGGCCCAACTTGCCGGATAGCAAACGGGCCGGCGATGTACGCGCTACCGTATGGCCCCGCTTGCAACGTGAATTGAACGATAAAGGGTTTAAAGAGGGGGCTCCCATTTACATCCGTATTTTTAAAGACCAGGATGCGCTGGAAGTTTGGAAAAAGGCAGGCAATAAATATAAGTTGTTTAAAACTTATGAAATTTGTTATTACTCGGGCAGCCTGGGTACCAAGACCAAAAAAGGCGATAATAAAAGCCCCGAAGGATTTTACACCATCTCACCCAAACAGCTTAACCCGGTAAGTAATTATTACCTGGCCATTAATGTGGGTTACCCCAACAAGGTTGAGCAATTAAAGGGATATACAGGCGATGCAATTATGGTACATGGGCATTGTGCCTCTATTGGTTGCTACGCCATGACCGATGCGCGGATTGAAGAAATTTACACCCTGGTTTACAAAGCCTTTGAAGCCGGCCAACAAAAAATCAACCTCGATATATTTCCATTCAGAATGGATAAAGCGCACATGGATTTTTACAGCCATCAACCCTATATGGCTTTCTGGAAAACGCTTAAGCCCGGATATGAAAAATTTGAAAAAACGCATATGCCCGTTACCTACTATATCAAAGGAAACGACTACGCATTTTAA
- a CDS encoding ABC transporter permease: MLKNYLLVAFRNLTKNKAFSFINIVGLAIGMAACLLILQYVTFELSFDNFQAKKDRIYRINQDRFNNGKLSTRWAGGAFAPGTEFKNDLPEVEDMVKLSPAGDILLSYKDQKMTVANNYFVGNSFFNIFSYKLLSGDPKTALAEPNTVVISRSVAKKLFNNQNPVGQNITIYNDKGMKVTGVMEDMPENTHMKLDFLQSWATLSKIYAPGIDNQWMNDGCTTYLLLKPGVNPRALEAKFIPIVKKAYDKYKGSGESGIYTLQPVSSIHLYSNLMFELQPNGDGNSVYLLLGIAIFVIIIAWINYINLATAKGIGRAKEVGVRKTLGSAKKQLIVQFMLEAGLLNLLALLLAVILIIVFLPVFANISGLHVSFSLFLNPVFWITVAGILLAGSFFSGFYPAMVLSSFKPVEVMKGKLSASPRGIILRKGMVVFQFAASIFLLIGSLTVFRQIQYMQNQSLGINIDQTIVVKPPIAKIDSFYRNMKAFKNNILTNPAIKGMTVSTTVPGEPVAWNAGGIKPHGADQSQGKQYRVIAGDQEYLTFYDMKLLAGRRFSAQFTTDTASVVFNEKAIHQMGFDKPEQAIGKQIDFWGKTYTIVGVVENFHQQSLRDDYDALIFRCIPDLRNQVSIKISTANIQQTLAGLKTDWKTYFPNDQFDYFFLDEHFNKQYQADKRFGQVFGVFTFIAIFVACLGLFGLVSYTIVQRTKEIGIRKVLGATVTNILQLLYKDFALLVVVAFVVSAPLAWYAINKWLQTYSFRLSINWILFVIPFIVVFIIAFVTVSLLTVKAALMNPVKSLKTE; the protein is encoded by the coding sequence ATGCTTAAAAATTACTTGCTGGTTGCTTTCCGCAACCTCACTAAAAACAAAGCCTTTTCGTTTATTAATATTGTGGGGCTGGCCATTGGTATGGCCGCATGCCTTTTAATTTTGCAGTATGTTACGTTTGAACTGAGCTTTGATAATTTTCAGGCTAAGAAGGATCGTATTTACCGCATTAACCAGGACCGTTTTAATAATGGCAAATTAAGTACGCGCTGGGCAGGCGGGGCTTTTGCACCGGGAACGGAGTTTAAAAACGATTTGCCCGAGGTGGAAGATATGGTGAAATTATCACCTGCGGGCGATATTTTGCTGAGTTATAAGGATCAGAAAATGACGGTTGCCAATAATTATTTTGTGGGCAATTCGTTCTTCAATATTTTCTCGTACAAATTACTAAGTGGCGACCCTAAAACTGCCCTGGCCGAGCCCAATACGGTTGTTATATCGCGCAGTGTGGCCAAAAAGCTGTTTAACAACCAAAACCCCGTTGGCCAAAACATTACTATTTATAACGATAAGGGAATGAAGGTTACCGGCGTAATGGAGGATATGCCCGAAAATACACATATGAAACTGGATTTTTTACAGTCGTGGGCTACCTTATCAAAAATTTACGCGCCGGGTATTGATAACCAGTGGATGAACGATGGCTGCACTACCTACTTGCTGCTTAAGCCGGGTGTAAATCCAAGGGCTTTAGAAGCTAAGTTTATCCCCATTGTAAAAAAGGCGTATGATAAATACAAAGGCTCGGGCGAAAGCGGCATCTATACGTTGCAGCCGGTAAGCAGCATTCACCTGTACTCCAACCTGATGTTTGAACTGCAGCCCAACGGCGATGGTAATTCTGTTTACCTGCTGTTGGGTATAGCCATATTTGTAATTATTATAGCCTGGATAAATTATATTAACCTGGCCACCGCCAAGGGGATAGGCCGGGCCAAAGAGGTTGGTGTACGTAAAACATTAGGCTCGGCAAAGAAACAGCTTATTGTACAGTTTATGCTGGAGGCGGGGTTGCTTAACCTGCTGGCGCTGCTGCTGGCGGTTATACTCATTATTGTTTTTTTGCCCGTTTTTGCCAATATATCGGGCCTGCATGTTAGCTTTAGTTTGTTTTTAAACCCGGTATTCTGGATAACTGTAGCGGGTATATTGCTGGCGGGCTCGTTTTTTTCGGGCTTTTACCCGGCTATGGTGCTGTCATCTTTTAAACCTGTTGAGGTGATGAAGGGTAAACTATCGGCATCGCCGCGAGGTATAATTTTGCGCAAGGGGATGGTGGTTTTCCAGTTTGCGGCATCAATTTTCCTGCTGATTGGTTCGCTCACAGTGTTCAGGCAAATTCAGTATATGCAAAACCAAAGTCTGGGTATTAATATTGATCAAACCATTGTGGTTAAACCGCCGATAGCCAAAATAGATTCGTTTTACCGCAACATGAAGGCTTTTAAAAACAACATCCTTACTAACCCGGCTATTAAAGGGATGACCGTATCGACCACGGTGCCTGGTGAGCCGGTGGCCTGGAACGCGGGTGGCATTAAGCCCCACGGCGCCGATCAGTCGCAAGGCAAACAATACCGCGTTATTGCCGGCGACCAGGAATACCTCACTTTTTACGATATGAAGCTGCTTGCCGGTCGCAGGTTTTCGGCCCAGTTTACTACCGATACGGCTTCGGTAGTGTTTAACGAAAAGGCCATTCACCAAATGGGTTTTGATAAGCCCGAACAGGCCATAGGCAAACAAATTGATTTTTGGGGCAAAACTTATACTATAGTTGGTGTTGTTGAAAATTTTCATCAGCAATCATTACGGGATGATTACGACGCTTTGATTTTTAGATGTATCCCGGATTTACGCAACCAGGTATCTATTAAAATAAGCACAGCCAATATTCAGCAAACATTGGCTGGGTTGAAAACAGACTGGAAAACATATTTTCCAAATGATCAGTTTGATTATTTTTTCCTGGATGAGCACTTTAACAAGCAATACCAGGCCGATAAGCGTTTTGGCCAGGTGTTTGGCGTATTTACATTCATAGCCATATTTGTTGCCTGCCTGGGGTTATTTGGTTTGGTATCATACACCATTGTACAACGCACCAAAGAGATAGGCATCAGGAAGGTACTTGGGGCTACTGTAACTAATATTTTGCAGCTGCTTTATAAGGATTTTGCCCTGTTGGTAGTAGTTGCTTTTGTTGTATCGGCACCGCTGGCATGGTATGCCATTAACAAATGGCTGCAAACCTACTCGTTCCGGCTCAGCATCAATTGGATTTTGTTTGTAATACCATTTATAGTGGTATTCATCATCGCCTTTGTTACGGTATCGTTACTAACTGTAAAAGCCGCATTGATGAACCCGGTTAAGAGTTTAAAAACGGAGTAG